The Prosthecodimorpha staleyi region CACGGCCACCGATCCGCGCCGCGCGCTGGCCATCGCCGCCGCGCGGCTCGCCGGCCCGCAGCCGGGCACGGTCGTCGCCGTCACCGGGACCAGCGGCAAGACCTCGATCGCCGCCTTCGTCCGCCAGATCTGGGCCGCGACCGGCAAGGCGGCCGCTTCGATCGGCACGATCGGGGTGGTCGGCCCGAAGGGCGCGCTCTACGGCAGCCTGACGACACCCGATCCGGTCGACCTTGCCGGGACCCTTGCCGGCCTCGCCGCCGAGGGCGTTTCCCATGTCGCGCTGGAAGCGTCCTCGCACGGGCTCGACCAGCGCCGGCTCGACGGCGTCCGCATCGGCGCCGGCGCTTTCACCAACCTGTCGCGCGACCATCTCGACTACCACCCGACCGTCGAAGACTATTTCGCCGCCAAGATGCGGCTGTTCGACGAGCTGCTGGCGCCCGGGCAGGGTGCGGTGGTCGATGTCGATACCGAGCATGGCCGCCGCGCCGCCGACCACGCGACCCGGCGCGGGCTCGACCTCATGACCGTCGGGCAGGCCGGCACCGCCCTCAAGGTACTCGCCGCCGAGCCGGACGGCTTCCGCCAGATCGTGACGGTCGCGGTCGCGGGAGAGACCCACACCGTCCGCCTGCCGCTCCTCGGCACCTTCCAGGTCTCCAACGCGCTGGTCGCCGCCGGGCTCGCCATCGTCACCGGCACGCCGGTCGCCGACGCCCTGGGAGCGCTCGAGGGCCTGACGGGGGCCTCCGGGCGGCTCGATCTGGTCGGCACGACCGCGGCCGGCGCGCCGGTCTTCGTCGACTACGCGCACAAGCCCGATGCCCTGGAGAAGGTGCTGGAGGCGCTCAGGCCCTTCGCGCGCGGCCGTCTGGTCGCGGTGTTCGGCTGCGGCGGCGACCGCGATCCCGGCAAGCGGCCGATCATGGGCGAGATCGCCGGCCGCCTCGCCGATGTTGCGATCGTCACCGACGACAACCCGCGCAGCGAGGATCCGGCCGCGATTCGCCGGGCCATCCTGGCCGCCGCGCCCGGTGCGATCGAGATCGGCGACCGGGCCGAGGCCATCCGCCGGGCGGTCAGCCTGCTGAAGGACGGGGATATTCTCGTCATCGCCGGCAAAGGCCACGAAACCGGCCAGATCGTCGGCGACCGGGTGCTGCCCTTCTCAGACCACGAGGCCGCCCGCGCGGCGCTTGCCGAGGTATCCGCATGACCGCGCCGCTCTGGACCCTCGATGCCCTGGCGACCGCCATGGCCGGCCGCGTGGTCGGCCCGGCCGGCGCGGCGGCGACCGGCATCTCCATCGACAGCCGCACGATCGCGCCCGGCGAGGCCTTCTTCGCCATCAAGGGCGACCTGCATGACGGCCACGACTTCGTCGCCAAGGCCCTGGAACGCGGCGCGGCCTTCGCGGTGGTGGCCGAGGCGCGGCTCGCCGATCTGCCGGCGGACGGGCGCTATGTCGTGGTCGACGACGTACTCGCCGGGCTGGTCCGGCTCGGCATCGCGGCCCGGGGCCGTACGACGGCGCGGATCGTCGCGGTGACCGGCTCGGTCGGCAAGACCTCGACCAAGGAGGCGTTGGCCATGGTGCTGCGCGAGCACGGCCGCGTGCATGCCTCGGTCGCCTCGTTCAACAACCATTGGGGCGTGCCGCTGACGCTGGCGCGCATGCCGGCCGATACCGAGTTCGGGGTGTTCGAGATCGGCATGAACCATGCCGGCGAGATCACGCCGCTGACCGGCATGGTCCGCCCGCATGTCGCCGTCGTCACCACGGTCGCGCCGGTGCATCTGGAATTCTTCGCCTCGGTCGAAAAGATCGCGGAGGCGAAGGCCGAAATCTTCTCGGGGTTGGAACCGGGCGGCCATGCGGTCGTCAACGGCGACATCCCGACCGCGCCGATCCTGATCGAGACCGCCCGCCGCTGCGGCGCCGCGGTGCATCGCTTCGGCGAAGGCGAGGGGCTGGAAAGCCGGCTCATCGCGGTCGACCTGCGCCCCGGCGACAGCACGCTGACCGCCAGCATCCTCGGCCGCACGGTGACGGCCGAAATCGGCGCGCCCGGCCGGCACATCGCCATGAATGCGCTGGCGATCCTGACCGCCGCGGTGCTGCTCGGCGCCGATCTCGACCGCGCCGCCGCGGCGCTGGTCCGGCTCGCCCCGCCGAAGGGGCGCGGCGCCCGCTTCACGCTCGCCCTGCCGGACGGGGCCGCGACCCTGATCGACGAGAGCTACAACGCCAATCCGGCTTCCATGCGCGCGGCGATCGCGCTGCTCGGCCAGTCTCGCCCCGGTCCGGGCGGACGCCGCATCGCGGTGCTCGGCGACATGCGCGAATTGGGGCCGACCGGCGCCGAACTTCATGCCGCGCTCGCCGGACCGCTCGCCGAGGCGGGCATCGACCGGGCCTATCTGTGCGGACCGTTGATGCATGCACTTTGGCAGGCCTTGCCGGACACCCTGCACGGGGCCTATGCGGAAACGTCGGCCGGTCTCGAACCGAATCTGCCCGGCGAGATCCGGTCCGGCGACGTGGTCATGGTCAAGGGATCGCTCGGCAGCCGCATGATCCCGATCGTGGACGCGCTCAAGGCGCGCTTCGCGGCCCAAACGGAACCGGAACGGGCCTGACCCCGGGGAGGAAACCGAACGTGCTCTATCTCCTCGGCGAATTCTCCGACAAGCTCGCGGCGCTCAATGTCTTCCGCTACATCACCTTCCGGACCGGCGGGGCGATCCTGACCGCGCTGATGTTCGTCTTCCTGTTCGGACCGGCGATCATCAACACGCTTCGCGTCAAGCAGGGCAAGGGCCAGCCGATCCGCGCGGACGGGCCGCAGTCACACCTTCTGAAGAAGGGAACGCCGACCATGGGCGGGCTGATGATCCTGTCCGGCGTGATCTTCTCGACGCTGCTCTGGGTCAACCTGACCAACATCTACATCTGGGTCGTGCTGATCGTGATGGTCGGCTTCGGCATGATCGGCTTCTTCGACGACTTCCTGAAGGTGACGAAGCAGTCGCACAAGGGCTTCTCGGCTTGGCAGCGCATGGGCCTCGAAATCCTGATTTCCGGCGTCGCGGTCTGGACGATTATGTCGGCCGGCAAGATCCCCTATGCGACCTCGCTGACCTTCCCGTTCTTCAAGGACGCGCTGATCAATCTCGGCTGGTTCTTTATCCCGTTCGGCGCTGTGGTGATCGTCGGGGCCGGCAATGCCGTCAACCTGACCGACGGCCTCGACGGCCTCGCCATCGTGCCGGTGATGATCGCCGCCGGCAGCTTCGGCATCATTGCCTATGCGACCGGCAACGCCGTCTTCGCCGACTATCTGAACATCAACCACACGCCCGGCACCGGCGAACTGGCCGTGGTGCTCGGCGCGGTGATCGGGGCGGGGCTCGGCTTCCTGTGGTTCAACGCCCCACCGGCGGCGATCTTCATGGGCGATACCGGCTCGCTGGCGCTGGGCGGCCTGCTCGGCACGGTCGCGGTCGCGACCAAGCACGAGATCGTGCTCGCCATCGTCGGCGGCATCTTCGTGATGGAGGCGCTGTCGGTCATCATCCAGGTGACCAGCTTCAAGCTGACCGGCAAGCGCGTGTTCAAGATGGCGCCGATCCATCATCACTTCGAGCAGCTCGGCTGGAAGGAGCCGCAGGTCGTGATCCGGTTCTGGGTGATCGCCTTCGTGCTCGCCCTGATCGGCCTGTCGACCCTGAAGCTGAGGTGAGCCGATGATCCCGGTCGAGAGCTTCCGAGGTCTCAAGGTCGCGGTGGTCGGGCTCGGCGGCTCGGGCATGGTCACGGCGGAGGCCCTGCGCGCCGGCGGTGCCGTGCCGATCCTCGCCGACGACAATGCCGAGGCGATGGCGCGCGCGGCGGCGGCCGGCTTCGCCACGGACCCGCTGCGCGATGTCGATTGGCGGAGCCTTGCGGCCCTGGTGCTGGCGCCGGGCGTGCCGCTGACCCATCCGCGACCGCATTGGAGCGTCGACCTCGCCCTGTCGCACGGCGTTCCGATCCTCGGCGATGTCGAGCTCTTCTGCCGGGAACGGCGCGCGCGCTGTCCGGATGCGCCGCTGATCGCGATCACCGGCACCAACGGCAAGTCGACCACCACGGCGCTGATCGCGCATCTTCTCGCCCATGCCGGCCGCGACGTTCAGATGGGCGGCAATATCGGCCGTGCGGTGCTGTCGCTCGATCCGCCGCAGCCGGGCCGCCACTACGTCATCGAGTGTTCGTCCTTCCAGATCGACACGACGCCGTCGATCGATCCGACCGTCGGCATCCTGCTCAACCTGAGCGAGGACCATCTCGACCGCCATGGCACCATGGCCAACTATGCGGCCATCAAGGAGCGGCTGGTCGCGGGAGCGGCAACCGCGATCGTCGGCGTCGACGATCCGCTCTCAGCCGCGATCGCCGACCGGGTCGAGCAGCGCGGCACGCGGGTGGTGCGCATCTCCAACCGCAATCCGGTCGCCCACGGCTACTACTACGAGGCCGGCCACATCATCGAGGCGGCGACAGCGTCGGCGACGGTCGCGGGCGATCTCGGCGGCATCGCTGCGCTGCGCGGCGCCCATAACGGCCAGAATGCCGCTGCCGCGGTCGCGGCCGTGCGCGCGCTCGGCCTCGACCACCGCACCATCATGGCGGGCCTGCGCAGCTTTCCGGGGCTCGCCCACCGCATGGAGCTGATCGGCCGGCGCGGCCGGGTCCTGTTCGTCAACGATTCCAAGGCGACCAACGCGGATTCGACCGCCCAGGCCCTGGCCAGCTTCGAGCGCATCTACTGGATCGCCGGCGGCAAGCCGAAGACCGGCGGCATCACGTCGCTCGAAAGCTTCTTCCCGCGCGTTGCCAAGGCCTATCTGATCGGCGTGGCGACCGAGGAGTTCGCCGATACCCTCGATGGCAAGGTCGCCTACGAGAAGAGCGGCACCGTCGCGGCCGCGCTTGAGGCGGCGGCGCGTGATGCGGCCGAGGACGGCGCGCCGGAATCGGTCGTGCTCCTGTCGCCGGCCTGTGCGTCCTATGACCAGTTCAAGAATTTCGAGGTCCGCGGCGATCATTTCCGCAGCCTCGTGCGTCAGATCGACGGGCTCGTCCTGCGCGAGGGGGCATAGATGCGTGTCTGCCGGGGAAAGTCCGTGGTTCCAGGCGGATGACCGGGCGTCCTCACGTCGGGCATTCGCTGCGTCGCCGGCGGGTTTCAGGCCGGCTATCGGTTTCCAGTCGCGTCCAAGCGTATTCCGAGACGTCCGGCGCCGTTCGAAGCGCCTGGCTAACGAAGTGTAAAGGTTAAGACTTTATTGGTCTGCCGATGCGTCCCGCAGGTGCTTCGCCGCGCTGCCCGGCC contains the following coding sequences:
- a CDS encoding UDP-N-acetylmuramoylalanyl-D-glutamyl-2,6-diaminopimelate--D-alanyl-D-alanine ligase codes for the protein MTAPLWTLDALATAMAGRVVGPAGAAATGISIDSRTIAPGEAFFAIKGDLHDGHDFVAKALERGAAFAVVAEARLADLPADGRYVVVDDVLAGLVRLGIAARGRTTARIVAVTGSVGKTSTKEALAMVLREHGRVHASVASFNNHWGVPLTLARMPADTEFGVFEIGMNHAGEITPLTGMVRPHVAVVTTVAPVHLEFFASVEKIAEAKAEIFSGLEPGGHAVVNGDIPTAPILIETARRCGAAVHRFGEGEGLESRLIAVDLRPGDSTLTASILGRTVTAEIGAPGRHIAMNALAILTAAVLLGADLDRAAAALVRLAPPKGRGARFTLALPDGAATLIDESYNANPASMRAAIALLGQSRPGPGGRRIAVLGDMRELGPTGAELHAALAGPLAEAGIDRAYLCGPLMHALWQALPDTLHGAYAETSAGLEPNLPGEIRSGDVVMVKGSLGSRMIPIVDALKARFAAQTEPERA
- the mraY gene encoding phospho-N-acetylmuramoyl-pentapeptide-transferase; this translates as MLYLLGEFSDKLAALNVFRYITFRTGGAILTALMFVFLFGPAIINTLRVKQGKGQPIRADGPQSHLLKKGTPTMGGLMILSGVIFSTLLWVNLTNIYIWVVLIVMVGFGMIGFFDDFLKVTKQSHKGFSAWQRMGLEILISGVAVWTIMSAGKIPYATSLTFPFFKDALINLGWFFIPFGAVVIVGAGNAVNLTDGLDGLAIVPVMIAAGSFGIIAYATGNAVFADYLNINHTPGTGELAVVLGAVIGAGLGFLWFNAPPAAIFMGDTGSLALGGLLGTVAVATKHEIVLAIVGGIFVMEALSVIIQVTSFKLTGKRVFKMAPIHHHFEQLGWKEPQVVIRFWVIAFVLALIGLSTLKLR
- the murD gene encoding UDP-N-acetylmuramoyl-L-alanine--D-glutamate ligase, with protein sequence MIPVESFRGLKVAVVGLGGSGMVTAEALRAGGAVPILADDNAEAMARAAAAGFATDPLRDVDWRSLAALVLAPGVPLTHPRPHWSVDLALSHGVPILGDVELFCRERRARCPDAPLIAITGTNGKSTTTALIAHLLAHAGRDVQMGGNIGRAVLSLDPPQPGRHYVIECSSFQIDTTPSIDPTVGILLNLSEDHLDRHGTMANYAAIKERLVAGAATAIVGVDDPLSAAIADRVEQRGTRVVRISNRNPVAHGYYYEAGHIIEAATASATVAGDLGGIAALRGAHNGQNAAAAVAAVRALGLDHRTIMAGLRSFPGLAHRMELIGRRGRVLFVNDSKATNADSTAQALASFERIYWIAGGKPKTGGITSLESFFPRVAKAYLIGVATEEFADTLDGKVAYEKSGTVAAALEAAARDAAEDGAPESVVLLSPACASYDQFKNFEVRGDHFRSLVRQIDGLVLREGA
- a CDS encoding UDP-N-acetylmuramoyl-L-alanyl-D-glutamate--2,6-diaminopimelate ligase, whose product is MRLDALLDELTPGLPDGLGGVEVAAVTSDSRKVVPGGLFVALAGAKADGARFAGDAVARGAVAVLAADGAGLGGLPVPVITATDPRRALAIAAARLAGPQPGTVVAVTGTSGKTSIAAFVRQIWAATGKAAASIGTIGVVGPKGALYGSLTTPDPVDLAGTLAGLAAEGVSHVALEASSHGLDQRRLDGVRIGAGAFTNLSRDHLDYHPTVEDYFAAKMRLFDELLAPGQGAVVDVDTEHGRRAADHATRRGLDLMTVGQAGTALKVLAAEPDGFRQIVTVAVAGETHTVRLPLLGTFQVSNALVAAGLAIVTGTPVADALGALEGLTGASGRLDLVGTTAAGAPVFVDYAHKPDALEKVLEALRPFARGRLVAVFGCGGDRDPGKRPIMGEIAGRLADVAIVTDDNPRSEDPAAIRRAILAAAPGAIEIGDRAEAIRRAVSLLKDGDILVIAGKGHETGQIVGDRVLPFSDHEAARAALAEVSA